Proteins encoded in a region of the Streptomyces sp. NBC_01471 genome:
- a CDS encoding 2-oxo-4-hydroxy-4-carboxy-5-ureidoimidazoline decarboxylase codes for MRPPSLHHRTDGPARPAIPAQSRGPSGLHRFNSAPAGTAESALLGCCGSPQWAGRLAAHRPYPDLTALLAACDEASYDLSPAELSRALAGEPASGLLHGRAPRVAHTALSAAHSAYESRFGHAFVICLDGFRPSEHLDQVLTSIRSRLSHEPDEERSVAADELRRLARGRIVRLVADRGHAGSPSVAV; via the coding sequence ATGCGACCGCCGTCACTCCACCACAGAACGGACGGCCCGGCACGCCCAGCCATACCGGCGCAGAGCCGCGGCCCGTCCGGCCTCCACCGGTTCAATTCCGCGCCCGCCGGCACCGCCGAGAGCGCCCTGCTCGGCTGCTGCGGCAGCCCCCAGTGGGCCGGGCGGCTGGCCGCACACCGCCCCTACCCCGACCTGACGGCGCTGCTCGCCGCATGTGACGAGGCGAGTTACGACCTCTCCCCGGCCGAGCTCTCCCGGGCCCTGGCGGGCGAACCGGCGTCCGGGCTGCTCCACGGCCGGGCGCCAAGAGTCGCCCACACCGCGCTGAGCGCGGCGCACTCCGCGTACGAGTCCCGCTTCGGCCACGCCTTCGTGATCTGCCTCGACGGCTTCCGCCCGTCGGAGCACCTCGACCAGGTACTCACGAGCATCCGTTCCCGGCTCTCGCACGAGCCCGACGAGGAGCGGTCGGTCGCCGCCGACGAGCTGCGCCGACTCGCCCGGGGGCGAATCGTCCGCCTTGTGGCGGATAGGGGGCATGCCGGTAGCCCGTCCGTGGCTGTTTGA
- a CDS encoding SCO4848 family membrane protein, with amino-acid sequence MKLNRTASWFLAAFGVWSWVVWVTFAKNLFEDASGLAFDDGKPTAYLWIHLTLAIVSFILGTVIGAIGLRGVRAHRRAAVAAAPATNE; translated from the coding sequence ATGAAACTCAACCGCACCGCCTCCTGGTTCCTCGCAGCGTTCGGCGTGTGGTCGTGGGTGGTCTGGGTGACCTTCGCGAAGAACCTCTTCGAGGACGCGAGCGGGCTCGCGTTCGACGACGGCAAACCCACGGCCTATCTGTGGATCCACCTGACGCTGGCCATCGTCTCGTTCATCCTGGGCACGGTCATCGGCGCGATCGGCCTCCGGGGCGTCCGCGCCCACCGCCGCGCCGCTGTCGCCGCCGCCCCCGCTACCAACGAATAG
- a CDS encoding ABC transporter substrate-binding protein, whose protein sequence is MRSIRMRILAICVVLACAGIGAWQLLPDDGGKKTPIVIGTTDVVSSLDPAQAYDAGSWALYSSLYQSLMSFNVGSSTPVPDAASSCEFTDDALRTFSCTMREGLTFSNGHKVTAQDAAFSFNRVLRLKGNGPAPLYPTLKNVDASGDKVVFHLKSRDATFASKIATGGGAIVDHTAYPADKGRKGTTVVGSGPYVLKSYKPGVSALLEPNPTYKGLIKKTGVPIEIHYFKQPAQLDAAWKHKDVDVAHRVMTPETLAKLSPSDPDAHVNEATGSEIRNLVFNVRKNSALADTEVRRAAADLVDRAQLSEKVYSGTVEPLYSLIPQGFTGHTTAFFDAYPKVDVAAARQLLQQAGVQTPVTFTYAYSSTSVTDDEARTLKRQLEKGGLFKVQLKGMTDWTKFQDDYRLGKFDAYAVGWIADYPDADNYAQPLVGTGNSLFNGYSSKEVDRLIGRTQQFTDRGRTADDFKALQDDVAQDVPLIPLWQRKDYVLSSDDVSGGQYLSDGTGVWRIWELGWL, encoded by the coding sequence ATGCGGTCGATCCGAATGCGGATTCTGGCGATATGCGTCGTTCTGGCGTGTGCCGGTATCGGCGCTTGGCAGTTGCTGCCCGACGACGGCGGGAAGAAGACCCCGATCGTCATCGGAACCACCGACGTCGTCTCTTCCCTGGACCCGGCCCAGGCGTACGACGCCGGTTCCTGGGCCCTCTACAGCTCGCTCTACCAGTCGCTGATGTCGTTCAACGTCGGCTCCTCCACCCCGGTCCCGGACGCGGCGAGCAGCTGTGAATTCACCGACGACGCGCTGCGCACCTTCAGCTGCACCATGCGGGAAGGCCTGACCTTCTCGAACGGCCACAAGGTCACGGCGCAGGACGCGGCGTTCTCCTTCAACCGTGTTCTGCGGCTGAAGGGCAACGGGCCCGCCCCGCTGTACCCCACGCTCAAGAACGTCGATGCCTCGGGCGACAAGGTCGTCTTCCACCTGAAGTCCCGTGACGCCACCTTCGCCTCGAAGATCGCGACGGGCGGCGGTGCCATCGTCGACCACACCGCGTACCCGGCGGACAAGGGGCGCAAGGGCACTACGGTCGTGGGCTCCGGCCCGTACGTGCTGAAGTCCTACAAGCCCGGGGTCAGCGCCCTTCTGGAGCCGAACCCGACGTACAAGGGCCTGATCAAGAAGACCGGCGTACCGATCGAGATCCACTACTTCAAGCAGCCGGCCCAGCTCGACGCCGCCTGGAAGCACAAGGACGTCGACGTCGCGCACCGGGTGATGACGCCCGAGACGCTGGCGAAGCTGTCGCCCAGTGACCCGGACGCGCATGTCAACGAGGCGACCGGCAGCGAGATCCGCAACCTGGTCTTCAACGTCCGCAAGAACTCGGCGCTCGCGGACACCGAGGTCCGCCGGGCGGCGGCCGACCTGGTCGACCGCGCGCAGCTGTCCGAGAAGGTCTACAGCGGCACCGTCGAACCGCTCTACTCGCTGATCCCGCAGGGGTTCACCGGTCACACCACGGCCTTCTTCGACGCCTACCCGAAGGTCGACGTGGCGGCGGCCCGGCAGCTGCTCCAGCAGGCCGGTGTGCAGACCCCGGTGACCTTCACGTACGCGTACTCCAGCACGAGCGTCACCGACGACGAGGCCCGGACGCTGAAGCGGCAGCTGGAGAAGGGCGGTCTCTTCAAGGTCCAGCTCAAGGGGATGACGGACTGGACCAAGTTCCAGGACGACTACCGGCTCGGCAAGTTCGACGCGTACGCCGTCGGCTGGATCGCGGACTACCCGGACGCCGACAACTACGCGCAGCCGCTGGTCGGCACCGGCAACAGCCTCTTCAACGGCTACAGCAGCAAGGAGGTCGACAGGCTGATCGGCCGCACCCAGCAGTTCACCGACCGCGGCCGCACCGCCGACGACTTCAAGGCGCTGCAGGACGACGTCGCCCAGGACGTCCCGCTGATCCCGCTCTGGCAGCGCAAGGACTACGTGCTGTCCAGCGACGACGTGTCGGGCGGGCAGTATCTGTCCGACGGGACGGGCGTCTGGCGCATCTGGGAACTCGGCTGGCTGTAG
- the sdhC gene encoding succinate dehydrogenase, cytochrome b556 subunit, with protein sequence MPAGTLYRGREGMWSWVAHRVTGVLIFFFLFVHVLDTALVRISPEDYDKVIATYKTPIVGVLEYGLVAAILFHALNGLRIIAVDFWSKGPRHQKQMLWSVVGIWVLLMIGAIYPVLGHAARELFGS encoded by the coding sequence GTGCCGGCTGGAACGCTGTACCGCGGCCGGGAAGGTATGTGGTCCTGGGTGGCTCATCGAGTCACCGGCGTCCTCATCTTCTTCTTCCTGTTCGTACACGTCCTGGACACTGCTCTCGTCCGTATTTCTCCCGAGGACTACGACAAGGTCATCGCTACTTACAAGACGCCGATCGTGGGCGTCCTTGAGTACGGCCTTGTCGCAGCGATCCTCTTCCACGCTCTGAACGGCCTGCGCATCATCGCCGTGGACTTCTGGTCCAAGGGCCCGCGCCACCAGAAGCAGATGCTGTGGTCCGTCGTGGGCATCTGGGTCCTGCTGATGATCGGGGCCATCTACCCCGTACTCGGCCACGCCGCACGCGAACTGTTCGGGAGCTGA
- a CDS encoding glycoside hydrolase family 20 protein, with protein sequence MKKLNTPVLAVGLTVTAAAVALAVTVWPDDDTYGGSGPASHGSAVTPSSDPSAKNYPLSAAPRAVPSVREHGPARGPGWHPGKGSRVLVDKGCKGLTDEGRLLAHELKIGYAYGGTARAGDIELALKPDKKAPRESYTLTARDSRVLITGPDEAGVFYGTRTLKQSVKADGKVPEGVVHDKPAGAQRRFNLDIARKPFDAAWIEARLPEMADLKLNQLGLHFSDDQGFRIASSSHPEVVSPDHLTTAQVHKIVSLAARLHITVVPEIDSPGHLGAVIKAHPDLQLKTADGTPIKGAVDVSNPKAAQIVDSLLGEYLKLFPGPYWNVGGDEYQALTVKSPEASFPQLAALARKKYGAKGTVQDLAVAWLNDRAKVISKAGRTPQAWNDGFFRGGVVKADPALQVEYWTGKEFGARPPEEYLAAGRRVVNLNDEYLYYVLGQPNNFTYPTGKRIYQEWTPRVVRGTKAVPAKYAHLIEGGGFAVWGDFPNAQTPAQVAAGIRMPLAATAQKLWDPDRPKLTWTQFSALAAKLG encoded by the coding sequence ATGAAAAAACTCAACACACCGGTTCTTGCCGTGGGCCTGACCGTCACGGCCGCCGCCGTCGCGCTCGCCGTCACGGTCTGGCCGGACGACGACACGTACGGCGGAAGCGGTCCCGCGAGTCATGGCTCGGCGGTGACCCCCTCGTCCGACCCGTCGGCGAAGAACTATCCGCTCTCGGCGGCGCCCCGCGCGGTCCCGTCGGTACGCGAGCACGGCCCGGCGCGCGGTCCGGGCTGGCACCCGGGGAAGGGCTCCCGGGTCCTGGTGGACAAGGGGTGCAAGGGCCTCACCGACGAGGGCAGGCTGCTCGCGCACGAACTGAAGATCGGGTACGCGTACGGCGGCACCGCCCGCGCGGGCGACATCGAGCTCGCGCTGAAGCCGGACAAGAAGGCCCCGCGCGAGTCGTACACCCTCACCGCCCGGGACAGCCGGGTCCTGATCACCGGTCCCGACGAGGCCGGGGTCTTCTACGGCACCCGGACCCTCAAGCAGTCCGTGAAGGCCGACGGGAAGGTGCCCGAGGGCGTCGTGCACGACAAGCCGGCCGGCGCGCAGCGGCGGTTCAACCTGGACATCGCCCGCAAGCCGTTCGACGCCGCCTGGATCGAGGCCCGGCTGCCCGAGATGGCGGACCTCAAGCTGAACCAGCTGGGGCTGCACTTCTCGGACGACCAGGGCTTCCGTATCGCGTCCTCGTCGCACCCCGAGGTGGTCTCTCCCGACCACCTCACCACGGCGCAGGTCCACAAGATCGTCTCGCTCGCCGCCCGCCTGCACATCACCGTCGTCCCGGAGATCGACTCGCCAGGACACCTGGGTGCGGTGATCAAGGCGCACCCGGACCTCCAGCTGAAGACGGCCGACGGAACGCCCATCAAGGGCGCGGTCGACGTGTCGAACCCGAAGGCGGCGCAGATCGTCGACTCGCTGCTGGGCGAGTACCTGAAGCTCTTCCCCGGCCCGTACTGGAACGTCGGCGGTGACGAGTACCAGGCGCTGACGGTGAAGAGCCCGGAGGCGTCCTTCCCGCAACTGGCCGCCCTCGCCCGGAAGAAGTACGGCGCGAAGGGCACGGTCCAGGACCTGGCGGTGGCCTGGCTGAACGACCGGGCCAAGGTCATCAGCAAGGCCGGCCGGACGCCGCAGGCGTGGAACGACGGGTTCTTCCGCGGCGGAGTGGTGAAGGCCGACCCGGCCCTCCAGGTGGAGTACTGGACGGGCAAGGAGTTCGGGGCCCGGCCGCCCGAGGAGTACCTGGCCGCGGGGCGCCGGGTGGTGAACCTCAACGACGAGTATCTCTATTACGTGCTCGGCCAGCCCAACAACTTCACCTATCCGACGGGCAAGCGGATCTACCAGGAGTGGACTCCGCGGGTGGTGCGCGGCACCAAGGCGGTCCCCGCCAAGTACGCGCACCTCATCGAGGGCGGCGGCTTCGCGGTCTGGGGCGACTTCCCGAACGCCCAGACCCCGGCGCAGGTCGCCGCGGGTATCCGGATGCCGCTGGCGGCGACGGCCCAGAAGCTCTGGGACCCGGACAGGCCGAAGCTGACGTGGACGCAGTTCAGCGCGCTGGCGGCGAAGCTGGGCTGA
- a CDS encoding D-alanyl-D-alanine carboxypeptidase family protein, whose protein sequence is MPAVDKTAKRTVLTVAAAALLPALCAVPASAATATTTGPKPSASSDSPKTAGPAKTARSQIGGARLGRTGTQVQLGPGAPVLPKDLSGESWIVADAESGDVLASHDAHRRLAPASTLKMLLADTLLPKFPAAETHKVLPSDLAGMGEGSSLVGIKENLTYTVHDLWLGVFLRSGNDAVHVLAAMNKGVPKTVRDMQAHADDLQALDTHVVSPDGYDAPGQVSSAYDLTLFARSGLQKKDFRAYCSTATAQFPGMEKKGKKRETFGIQNTNRLLTGADGVTQYKGIAGVKNGNTTHAGATYTAVAERDGHVLLVTVMKPRSTESQAVYKEAARLLDWGFASEGKVTPVGELVAPGSSAAGQPGGTAKGGGTAQDGKGGDRATANGKSSAPAAASEKGGSSGMGTALAISAGALLLLAAAVFLVNRRWPLPGLARRSPRR, encoded by the coding sequence GTGCCTGCCGTTGATAAGACCGCGAAAAGGACCGTCCTGACGGTCGCCGCCGCCGCGTTGCTGCCCGCCCTCTGCGCCGTGCCCGCGTCGGCCGCGACCGCGACCACGACGGGCCCGAAACCGTCGGCATCGTCCGATTCCCCGAAGACCGCCGGACCTGCGAAGACCGCGCGGTCACAGATAGGCGGCGCACGTCTCGGCCGGACCGGCACCCAGGTGCAGCTGGGTCCCGGCGCGCCGGTGCTGCCGAAGGACCTCTCCGGGGAGTCCTGGATCGTGGCCGACGCCGAGTCCGGTGATGTCCTCGCCTCGCACGACGCGCACCGGCGGCTGGCCCCGGCGTCCACTCTCAAGATGCTGCTGGCGGACACGCTCCTGCCGAAGTTCCCGGCGGCCGAGACCCACAAGGTGCTGCCGTCCGACCTCGCGGGCATGGGCGAGGGCAGCAGCCTGGTCGGCATCAAGGAGAACCTCACCTACACGGTCCACGACCTGTGGCTCGGGGTCTTCCTGCGCTCCGGGAACGACGCGGTGCATGTGCTGGCCGCGATGAACAAGGGCGTGCCGAAGACCGTCCGCGACATGCAGGCGCACGCCGACGACCTCCAGGCGCTCGACACCCACGTCGTGTCGCCGGACGGGTACGACGCCCCGGGCCAGGTCTCCAGCGCGTACGACCTGACGCTCTTCGCGCGCAGCGGGCTGCAGAAGAAGGACTTCCGCGCCTACTGCTCGACGGCGACCGCGCAGTTCCCCGGCATGGAGAAGAAGGGCAAGAAGCGCGAGACGTTCGGGATCCAGAACACCAACCGTCTGCTGACCGGCGCCGACGGCGTCACCCAGTACAAGGGGATAGCGGGCGTGAAGAACGGCAACACCACGCACGCCGGCGCCACCTACACCGCGGTCGCCGAGCGCGACGGCCATGTGCTCCTCGTCACCGTCATGAAGCCCCGTTCGACCGAGAGCCAGGCGGTCTACAAGGAGGCGGCGCGGCTGCTCGACTGGGGCTTCGCCTCGGAGGGCAAGGTCACCCCGGTCGGCGAGCTGGTCGCACCCGGCAGTTCCGCCGCCGGGCAGCCCGGCGGGACGGCGAAGGGCGGCGGAACCGCGCAGGACGGCAAGGGCGGAGACCGGGCCACCGCGAACGGCAAGAGCTCCGCGCCCGCCGCCGCGTCGGAGAAGGGCGGCTCCAGCGGGATGGGCACCGCCCTGGCGATCAGCGCAGGGGCGTTGCTCCTGTTGGCGGCCGCGGTGTTCCTGGTGAATCGGCGCTGGCCGCTGCCGGGTCTGGCACGACGTTCTCCACGTCGCTGA
- a CDS encoding succinate dehydrogenase iron-sulfur subunit: protein MATPTINDSEKAGAGKPEAGFADTPFITATFRIRRFNPEVSDEAQWQDFAVEIDPKERVLDALHKIKWELDGTLTFRRSCAHGVCGSDAMRINGKNRLACKTLIKDINPDKPIMIEAIKGLTVLKDLVVDMDPFFQAYRDVMPFLITNGNEPTRERLQSAEDRERFDDTTKCILCAACTSSCPVFWNDGQYFGPAAIVNAHRFIFDSRDEGGEQRLEILNDKDGVWRCRTTFNCTDACPRGIEVTKAIQEVKRALITRRF, encoded by the coding sequence ATGGCTACCCCCACCATCAACGACTCCGAGAAGGCCGGGGCCGGCAAGCCGGAGGCCGGCTTCGCCGACACCCCGTTCATCACGGCCACCTTCCGGATCCGCCGGTTCAACCCGGAGGTCTCGGACGAGGCGCAGTGGCAGGACTTCGCGGTCGAGATCGACCCGAAGGAGCGTGTGCTCGACGCCCTCCACAAGATCAAGTGGGAGCTCGACGGCACGCTCACCTTCCGCCGCTCGTGCGCGCACGGGGTCTGCGGTTCGGACGCGATGCGGATCAACGGCAAGAACAGGCTCGCCTGCAAGACGCTGATCAAGGACATCAACCCGGACAAGCCGATCATGATCGAGGCCATCAAGGGCCTCACGGTCCTCAAGGACCTCGTGGTCGACATGGACCCGTTCTTCCAGGCGTACCGCGACGTGATGCCCTTCCTCATCACCAACGGCAACGAGCCGACGCGCGAGCGTCTGCAGTCCGCCGAGGACCGCGAGCGGTTCGACGACACCACGAAGTGCATCCTCTGCGCCGCGTGCACGTCGTCCTGCCCGGTGTTCTGGAACGACGGCCAGTACTTCGGACCGGCCGCGATCGTCAACGCGCACCGCTTCATCTTCGACTCGCGTGACGAGGGCGGCGAACAGCGCCTGGAGATCCTCAACGACAAGGACGGCGTGTGGCGTTGCCGCACGACGTTCAACTGCACGGACGCCTGCCCGCGCGGTATCGAGGTCACGAAGGCGATCCAGGAAGTGAAGCGCGCGCTCATCACCCGCCGCTTCTGA
- a CDS encoding thiol-disulfide oxidoreductase DCC family protein, with the protein MSDTSVRGLTVLYDAQCPLCVHLGHWLRGQRRLVPLDLVPAASAAAVERFPGLDHRSTLEEITVIGDRGQIYRGPAAWIVCLWALAAHRPKSHWLATPAGAPFVRAAMLTAAKYRDVTAPPCGERCAVPG; encoded by the coding sequence ATGAGTGACACCTCGGTCCGCGGGCTGACCGTCCTGTACGACGCGCAGTGCCCGCTCTGTGTCCATCTGGGGCACTGGCTGCGCGGGCAGCGCCGGCTCGTACCGCTCGACCTGGTGCCGGCCGCGTCCGCAGCCGCCGTGGAGCGGTTTCCCGGACTCGACCACCGGTCCACCCTGGAGGAGATCACGGTGATCGGCGACCGGGGCCAGATCTACCGGGGGCCGGCCGCCTGGATCGTCTGCCTGTGGGCGCTCGCCGCCCACCGGCCCAAGTCCCACTGGCTGGCCACCCCGGCGGGCGCGCCCTTCGTCAGGGCGGCGATGCTCACGGCCGCCAAGTACCGCGATGTCACAGCACCGCCCTGCGGCGAGCGGTGCGCGGTCCCCGGTTAG
- the sdhA gene encoding succinate dehydrogenase flavoprotein subunit — protein MKIHKYDTVIVGAGGAGMRAAIESTKRSRTAVLTKLYPTRSHTGAAQGGMAAALANVEEDNWEWHTFDTIKGGDYLVDQDAAEILAKEAIDAVLDLEKMGLPFNRTPAGEIDQRRFGGHSRNHGEAPVRRACYAADRTGHMILQTLYQNCVKEGVEFFNEFYVLDQLLVEVDGVKTSAGVVAYELATGEIHVFQSKSVIYASGGTGKFFKVTSNAHTLTGDGQAACYRRGLPLEDMEFFQFHPTGIWRMGILLTEGARGEGGILRNKDGERFMEKYAPVMKDLASRDVVSRSIYTEIREGRGCGPAGDHVYLDLTHLPPEQLDAKLPDITEFARTYLGIEPYTDPIPIQPTAHYAMGGIPTNVQGEVLADNTTVVPGLYAAGEVACVSVHGANRLGTNSLLDINVFGRRSGIAAAEYAAKNGYAELPENPAAQVEAQVERLRDSTGTERVSVLRLELQECMDANVMVFRTEQTIKTAVEKIAELRERYLNVSVQDKGRRFNTDLLEAIELGNLLDLAEVMATSALARKESRGGHYREDFPNRDDVNFMRHTMAYREVGDDGSESIRLDYKPVVQTRYQPMERKY, from the coding sequence ATGAAGATCCACAAGTACGACACCGTCATCGTCGGCGCCGGCGGGGCCGGCATGCGCGCGGCCATCGAGTCGACGAAGCGCAGCCGCACCGCCGTGCTGACGAAGCTCTACCCGACCCGCTCCCACACCGGCGCCGCCCAGGGCGGTATGGCCGCGGCCCTCGCCAACGTCGAGGAGGACAACTGGGAGTGGCACACCTTCGACACGATCAAGGGCGGCGACTACCTGGTCGACCAGGACGCCGCCGAGATCCTGGCGAAGGAGGCCATCGACGCGGTCCTCGACCTGGAGAAGATGGGCCTGCCGTTCAACCGGACGCCCGCCGGGGAGATCGACCAGCGCCGTTTCGGCGGTCACTCGCGCAACCACGGTGAGGCCCCGGTCCGCCGCGCGTGCTACGCCGCGGACCGCACCGGCCACATGATCCTCCAGACCCTGTACCAGAACTGCGTCAAGGAGGGCGTGGAGTTCTTCAACGAGTTCTACGTCCTGGACCAGCTGCTGGTCGAGGTGGACGGCGTCAAGACCTCCGCGGGCGTCGTGGCCTACGAGCTGGCGACCGGCGAGATCCACGTCTTCCAGTCGAAGTCCGTGATCTACGCGTCCGGCGGCACCGGCAAGTTCTTCAAGGTCACGTCGAACGCGCACACCCTGACCGGTGACGGCCAGGCCGCCTGCTACCGCCGCGGTCTGCCCCTGGAGGACATGGAGTTCTTCCAGTTCCACCCGACGGGCATCTGGCGCATGGGCATCCTGCTGACGGAGGGCGCCCGCGGTGAGGGCGGCATCCTCCGCAACAAGGACGGCGAGCGCTTCATGGAGAAGTACGCGCCGGTCATGAAGGACCTCGCGTCCCGTGACGTCGTCTCCCGCTCCATCTACACGGAGATCCGGGAGGGCCGCGGCTGCGGACCCGCCGGTGACCACGTGTACCTCGACCTGACGCACCTCCCGCCGGAGCAGCTGGACGCCAAGCTCCCGGACATCACGGAGTTCGCGCGGACGTACCTGGGCATCGAGCCGTACACCGACCCGATCCCGATCCAGCCCACCGCGCACTACGCCATGGGTGGCATCCCCACCAACGTCCAGGGTGAGGTCCTCGCGGACAACACCACGGTCGTGCCCGGCCTGTACGCGGCCGGCGAGGTCGCCTGCGTCTCGGTGCACGGCGCCAACCGCCTCGGCACCAACTCGCTGCTCGACATCAACGTCTTCGGGCGCAGGTCGGGCATCGCGGCCGCCGAGTACGCGGCGAAGAACGGCTACGCCGAGCTTCCCGAGAACCCGGCCGCGCAGGTCGAGGCCCAGGTCGAGCGGCTCCGCGACTCCACCGGCACCGAGCGGGTCTCCGTGCTGCGCCTGGAGCTCCAGGAGTGCATGGACGCCAACGTGATGGTGTTCCGCACCGAGCAGACGATCAAGACGGCCGTCGAGAAGATCGCCGAACTGCGGGAGCGGTACCTGAACGTGTCGGTCCAGGACAAGGGCCGCCGGTTCAACACCGACCTCCTGGAAGCGATCGAGCTGGGCAACCTGCTGGACCTCGCCGAGGTCATGGCGACGTCCGCCCTGGCGCGCAAGGAGTCCCGCGGCGGTCACTACCGCGAGGACTTCCCGAACCGCGACGACGTCAACTTCATGCGCCACACCATGGCGTACCGCGAGGTGGGCGACGACGGCTCCGAGTCGATCCGGCTCGACTACAAGCCGGTCGTCCAGACCCGCTACCAGCCGATGGAGCGTAAGTACTAA
- a CDS encoding succinate dehydrogenase hydrophobic membrane anchor subunit: MSAETSSAVGPVEGVSLFDADHPAPLIEAPRARTKKTPKTTRGNFEMYAWLFMRLSGIVLVVLVLGHLLIQLVLDGGVTKIGFAFVAGRWASPFWQGWDLLMLWLAMLHGANGLRTVINDYAERVGTRLWLKGLLYTATVFTILLGTLVIFTFDPNIS, encoded by the coding sequence ATGTCTGCTGAGACCTCTTCCGCTGTCGGCCCCGTCGAGGGCGTCTCCCTCTTCGACGCCGACCACCCCGCGCCGCTCATCGAGGCCCCCCGCGCACGCACCAAGAAGACGCCGAAGACCACACGCGGCAACTTCGAGATGTACGCCTGGCTCTTCATGCGCCTCTCCGGGATCGTCCTGGTCGTCCTGGTCCTCGGCCACCTGCTGATCCAGCTGGTGCTCGACGGCGGTGTGACCAAGATCGGCTTCGCCTTCGTGGCGGGCCGCTGGGCCTCGCCTTTCTGGCAGGGCTGGGACCTGCTGATGCTGTGGCTGGCGATGCTTCACGGCGCCAACGGCCTCCGTACCGTCATCAATGACTACGCGGAGCGCGTCGGCACGCGCCTGTGGCTCAAGGGCCTGCTGTACACCGCCACGGTGTTCACCATCCTGCTGGGCACGCTGGTGATCTTCACCTTCGACCCGAACATCTCCTAG
- a CDS encoding TetR family transcriptional regulator: MTDAKPPKSEQTRTLILETALRLFQERGYDKTTMRVIAREAGVSVGNAYYYFSGKEHLIQGFYDRIGAEHRAAVREVLDRETDLEKRLTGVLTAWLDVAAPYHEFAAQFFKNAADPESPLSPFSVESEAARETAISIHREVLTGTKAKIPGELADVLPELMWLSQMGLVLYWVFDRSPERERSRRLAARGARLTTRGIALARFRVLRPLVHEVHELFTDFLPGMAETATARKRS; the protein is encoded by the coding sequence GTGACTGATGCGAAGCCTCCCAAGAGCGAGCAGACCCGGACGCTCATCCTCGAAACCGCGCTCCGGCTCTTCCAGGAGCGCGGTTACGACAAGACGACGATGCGGGTCATCGCCCGGGAGGCCGGTGTCTCGGTCGGGAACGCGTACTACTACTTCTCCGGCAAGGAACACCTGATCCAGGGGTTCTACGACCGCATCGGCGCGGAGCACCGGGCGGCGGTGCGCGAGGTGCTCGACCGCGAGACCGACCTGGAGAAGCGGCTCACCGGGGTCCTGACGGCCTGGCTCGATGTCGCGGCCCCGTACCACGAGTTCGCCGCTCAGTTCTTCAAGAACGCGGCCGACCCGGAGAGCCCGCTCAGCCCCTTCTCGGTGGAGTCGGAGGCCGCCCGCGAGACGGCCATCTCGATCCACCGCGAGGTGCTGACGGGTACCAAGGCGAAGATCCCCGGCGAACTGGCCGACGTACTGCCGGAGTTGATGTGGCTGTCGCAGATGGGACTGGTCCTGTACTGGGTCTTCGACCGGTCGCCGGAGCGGGAGCGCAGCAGGCGGCTCGCCGCACGCGGGGCGCGGCTCACCACGCGGGGCATCGCGCTGGCCCGCTTCCGGGTGCTGCGCCCGCTGGTCCACGAGGTGCACGAGCTGTTCACGGACTTCCTGCCGGGCATGGCCGAGACGGCGACGGCCCGCAAACGGTCCTGA